GCCAGAGCAATCTGTTTAGATCATCTTTCAACTGATAGGATGGTTGCTTGTTACAGCATTTAAAACCTATTAATTACGGGTTTCTCACCCTAATGTACCCATCCCTAGTCTTTTTGTATCAAAGTCTCACGGTGCGCTATCTGGGCGCTTGCTATTCTAGTAGCGGCTGGGTTCTCGATACCAATACCTCTCGGTTTGGCATGACTCCATACTAAGAATTGACGATTCAGTAAATTGTTTGGACTCAAGTAACGGCGATCAGGCCTCAAAAAAAGATAAAAAATGGTTCCAACCACAATGAAGACAACTGGAGACGTCAAATGGATATTGAAAAGTAGGATTGACATCACTAGCTATACTGACGCTTGCGATCGCATCCAAGTATTGGCCGAAACCCAAACCTCTAGCTACATAATTGCCGCCAACGTCCACGTCGTCATGACAGGGGTCTGGCAATCCGAGTATCAAAAAATTATCAACGAAGCCACTTTGGTGACACCTGATGGCATGCCCTTAGTTTGGGTTATGCGGCAATTAGGAAGTGACAGCCAATCTAGAGTTTACGGGCCAGACTTAATGTTGGCTTGGTGTGAGCGAGCAGCTGAGAAAAACCTTCCCATATACCTATATGGAGGGACCGAAGATATGCTCAAAAAACTAACCGAGAATTTGAATCAAAAATTCCCCACCTTGGAAATAGCAGGTTTCTATTCGCCTCCCTTTCGGCCATTAACTCCAGAAGAGGAACAGCAAGATTGCGATCGCATCAACGCATCAGGTGCATCGGTTGTTTTTGTTGCCCTTGGTTGCCCCAAGCAAGAACAATGGATGGCTCGTCAACAGGGCAGAATAAACGCCGTGATGATTGGTGTAGGAGCTGCATTCAGTTTCCATAGTGGTGAAGTTAAGCAGTCTCCCCGATGGATGATGCAGCTCGGTCTAGAGTGGTTGTACCGATTTTGCGTTGAGCCGCGAAGACTTTGGCGTCGTTATCTAATCAACAACCCCATGTTTATACTTCTAGTGAGTCAACAGTTGCTTAAACACAAATTCCAACGCCAACAAAAACAAGCTTAGGTATTGCGTTGCTTGGCAACTCCTTGAGAAGAATTAAGGTTAAAGAGCATATTGAGTGATTGCATGGCCTTGCGGCGAACTTCAATATCTTGCTGAGCTCGAAGTTGAACCATGGGATCGTGCAGAATCTTGTTGACGATGCCTCGGGTCAAGGCTTCGATCACTTCTTGGTGTTTTTCGGCAAACTCTGTGCCCAGACGAGAAAGCGCTTTTTCTAATTCTTGCTCTCGAATGGATTCTACCTTCGTTCTTAAGCTA
The Acaryochloris marina S15 genome window above contains:
- a CDS encoding WecB/TagA/CpsF family glycosyltransferase; this translates as MVPTTMKTTGDVKWILKSRIDITSYTDACDRIQVLAETQTSSYIIAANVHVVMTGVWQSEYQKIINEATLVTPDGMPLVWVMRQLGSDSQSRVYGPDLMLAWCERAAEKNLPIYLYGGTEDMLKKLTENLNQKFPTLEIAGFYSPPFRPLTPEEEQQDCDRINASGASVVFVALGCPKQEQWMARQQGRINAVMIGVGAAFSFHSGEVKQSPRWMMQLGLEWLYRFCVEPRRLWRRYLINNPMFILLVSQQLLKHKFQRQQKQA